The Setaria viridis chromosome 6, Setaria_viridis_v4.0, whole genome shotgun sequence genome contains a region encoding:
- the LOC117861086 gene encoding probable LRR receptor-like serine/threonine-protein kinase At2g24230, whose translation MGCCDGGGHRRTALLFLAAAVAACVAAAAAQEPNTDAYFVSGFFSKLGRPAPSSSGASGVCSWPGVSCDGEGRVVAFSAAGMGLAGAIPEDTVGKLARLQALDLSGNRLTALPNDLWELGASLRALNLSGNAIRGALPNNVGNFALLQVLDVSHNAFTGALPQALGSIAGLQVLNASHNQFQGQVPSAVVFGCGNLVAMDLSGNALDGDLPDLSPLRSLAYLNLSGNRLGGSVVGAFQEQLRVIDLCNNRFSGLNFSSGYAGSALVYLDLSGNELLGEFNIAGRFRNLRHVNLAHNQLSNANLLVSMGEISELEYVNLSSTGLHGQIPPQFSSRLVGLKVLDLSRNNISGVVPDMSSLRLRVLDLSVNNLTGEIPVELVKKLASMDRFNFSYNNLTVCASELSPEAFAAAFAKSRNDCPIAVNPDSIKKSRGKRKGMKLALAVVLSLFFSVLGLLCLAVACRRRRKRCDTLPVVKQVSFKEEPAVSGPFAFQADSTTWVADVKVATSVPVVIFEKPLLSFTFADLLAATSNFDRGTLLAEGRFGPVYRGFLPGGIQVAVKVLVHGSVMEDQDAARELERLGRIKHPNLVPLTGYCLAGDQRIAIYEYMENGNLHNLLHDLPLGVQMTEDWSRDTWEDNVDGVATEIITPEGTATWMFRHKIALGAARALAFLHHGCIPQIVHRDVKASSIYFDCAMEPRLSDFGLSMIAGTSIDNDLLHHSPGYTPPEFSISENAMATAKSDVYSFGVVLFELVTGKKPLGDEYPDQKEASLVNWARAMVKANLGSSIIDPKIRDTGLERQMEEALRIAYLCTAELPSKRPAMQQIVGLLKDIEPKVAEQH comes from the coding sequence ATGGGCtgctgcgacggcggcggccaccgccgcaccGCGCTCCTGTTCCTggccgcggccgtggccgcctgcgtcgcggcggcggcggcgcaggagcccAACACCGACGCCTACTTCGTCTCCGGCTTCTTCTCCAAGCTgggccgccccgcgccgtcgtcgtccggcGCCAGCGGTGTGTGCTCCTGGCCCGGCGTCTCCTGCGACGGCGAGGGCCGCGTGGTGGCGTTCTCGGCCGCGGGGATGGGCCTGGCGGGCGCTATCCCGGAGGACACCGTCGGCAAGCTCGCGCGCCTCCAGGCGCTGGACCTCAGCGGCAACCGCCTCACCGCGCTGCCCAACGACTTGTGGGAGCTCGGCGCGTCGCTGCGAGCGCTCAACCTCTCTGGCAACGCCATCCGCGGCGCGCTCCCCAACAACGTCGGCAACTTCGCGTTGCTCCAGGTGCTCGACGTCTCCCACAACGCCTTCACCGGCGCGCTGCCGCAAGCTCTCGGCTCCATCGCCGGTCTGCAGGTGCTCAACGCCAGCCACAACCAGTTCCAGGGACAGGTCCCCAGCGCCGTCGTCTTCGGCTGCGGGAACCTCGTGGCTATGGATCTCTCCGGCAATGCGCTCGACGGGGACTTGCCGGACCTGTCGCCGCTCCGGTCCCTTGCCTATCTCAACCTGTCCGGCAACCGGCTCGGCGGCTCAGTCGTTGGGGCGTTCCAGGAGCAGCTCAGGGTCATAGACCTCTGCAACAACCGCTTCTCCGGGTTGAATTTTAGCAGTGGGTATGCCGGCTCTGCATTGGTGTACCTTGACTTGTCGGGCAATGAGCTTCTTGGAGAATTCAACATTGCTGGCCGGTTCCGGAACCTGAGGCATGTCAATCTTGCACACAACCAGTTGTCAAATGCCAATTTGCTCGTGTCCATGGGTGAGATTTCTGAGTTGGAGTATGTTAATCTGTCAAGCACTGGATTACATGGGCAAATCCCTCCTCAATTTTCTTcccgattggttggattgaagGTGCTCGATTTGTCACGGAACAATATCAGTGGGGTAGTCCCAGACATGAGCTCTCTTCGGCTACGTGTGCTGGACTTGTCGGTGAACAATCTCACCGGTGAGATACCTGTGGAATTAGTCAAGAAGCTGGCATCGATGGACAGGTTCAACTTTTCATACAACAATCTCACTGTTTGCGCCTCTGAGCTCTCTCCTGAGGCATTTGCAGCTGCATTTGCCAAGTCCAGGAATGACTGTCCAATTGCTGTGAACCCAGACAGTATCAAGAAAAGTAGAGGCAAGCGTAAGGGGATGAAGTTGGCGTTGGCCGTCGTGCTCTCACTGTTCTTCTCTGTCCTTGGTTTGCTTTGTTTGGCAGTGGCAtgtcggaggcggaggaagaggtGTGATACCCTGCCAGTGGTTAAGCAAGTGTCCTTCAAGGAGGAGCCTGCTGTATCAGGGCCATTTGCTTTCCAGGCAGATTCAACAACATGGGTTGCTGATGTGAAGGTCGCAACTTCAGTGCCGGTTGTCATCTTTGAGAAGCCCCTGTTAAGCTTCACATTTGCTGACTTATTGGCAGCGACGTCGAACTTTGACAGGGGTACCTTGCTGGCTGAAGGGAGGTTTGGGCCAGTGTATAGGGGATTCCTTCCTGGTGGAATTCAAGTTGCTGTGAAGGTGCTGGTGCATGGGTCCGTAATGGAAGACCAAGATGCGGCAAGGGAGCTCGAGCGGCTGGGACGGATCAAACATCCTAACTTGGTTCCTTTGACTGGTTACTGTCTGGCAGGGGACCAGAGGATTGCCATCTATGAGTACATGGAGAATGGCAATTTGCACAACCTACTGCATGACTTGCCACTGGGAGTTCAGATGACCGAAGATTGGAGCAGAGACACTTGGGAGGACAATGTTGATGGTGTCGCAACTGAAATCATCACACCGGAAGGTACTGCCACATGGATGTTCCGACACAAAATTGCATTAGGTGCCGCAAGGGCGCTGGCGTTTCTCCATCATGGCTGCATTCCACAGATTGTCCACCGGGATGTGAAGGCAAGCAGCATCTACTTTGACTGCGCAATGGAGCCTAGGCTGTCTGATTTTGGGTTATCAATGATCGCCGGAACCAGCATCGACAACGACCTACTGCACCACTCCCCAGGCTATACTCCGCCGGAGTTCTCCATCTCAGAGAACGCCATGGCAACTGCAAAGTCTGATGTTTACAGTTTTGGTGTCGTGCTGTTTGAATTGGTCACCGGGAAGAAACCGCTAGGTGATGAGTACCCAGACCAGAAGGAGGCAAGCCTGGTGAACTGGGCCAGAGCAATGGTGAAGGCGAACCTCGGGTCTAGCATCATCGATCCAAAGATCCGTGACACAGGGCTGGAGCGGCAGATGGAGGAGGCGCTAAGGATTGCCTACCTATGCACTGCCGAACTGCCGTCCAAGAGACCGGCCATGCAGCAGATCGTTGGCCTGCTCAAGGACATTGAGCCGAAAGTAGCAGAGCAGCACTGA